ATCAGCTCTTGAAGCGAGGCTCGCTGATCAAGGCTTAGGAGTAAAGCCGCATGCAGATCGAAGCCCATCGTTCCAGGCACTTGGAGGCGTAGTGTCTAGAGTTGGCACATGTAAACTGAAGAGTGTGCGTGCTCTTTTCTCCATGCCCCTTTTTCCCATTGGGTTTTTGGGATGGAGTTTTTAGTGAGGCGCACACGGGTTGGTTGCAAAGGGCATTCCTCGCAACCGGAGTCTGAGTTGCCAGCCTCTTTTAACAGGAGCAACTATTAGATCTTGTTGTGCCAGCCAAGACCGAATAGTTGAGGGGCTATTATTGGGGGTTCGCCTTAGGAGTCCTAAGGCTAGGGACCCCTTGTATGTAAAAGAGGCCTGAAATGAGATCTAAGGACTTGTTTGTGAGGTTTAGGGACTCAGTTGTAACATCTAGGGATCTCTTTATAAAGTCTAGGGACCTATCTATAATATTTGACCCCACCAATGGAATTAATATAAAAAGCTACCTCCTCCTCCATATAAATAGAGCCCTAGGGCTTGGAGGAGAGGACTTTTGGCCACTTGTTCATTAGCTTACTTATTCACTTGGATGGTTTTCTACATTTCTCCCTCTTTATTATCTGTTCGGGATTCCTAATCCCAACACTTACTTAGTGAGAAAGGTATGGAAAAAAATCTATCAATGGAGTGTAACAACCTATTTTGAAAGTGGCACACTGTTTGCTCACAAACTGTCTAGACACCTGCATAATAACCTGCTTACATTTTTGTACTCGCTTCGCTTATTATGCAATTGTTATAATTGTTAGCAAATAGTACACACACATATATGCTTTTTCTCATGAGCTTTGCTTAAAGGCCTATTTTAGCGGTGGACCTCAAATGAAGTCTTCTCAATGATGAACATTTCACAACTTCTCCATTCATCAGAAGCATACTAGAGCTTCTCTTTTGAACAGCCCCAGCCCCACTAGACACTGGCTGTTATTGGAGGCCTGCAGGGAATGCGAGAAAGTATCGATACCGCCATACATATATCAGCCCCTGCACAACATTTGAATATGAATCTGGAACCGATAAATGAATCTAGCATTGTACTTTGTTTGTACAATATTTTTGTGATTACTTCACAAAATTATACAAGAAGTTATTGCTGTATCAGATTATTACCTGACAGTCAATATTGCAAGGAATCAGGAATGCATGCAGCTACTGGAGATGAATTAtgtcatatactccctccgtcccatattactattcgttttgatttttttagatacatCACTTTTGATATGCATATAGACATAAATATATagctaggtgcatatcaaaaggtgtgtatttagaaaagccaaaacgaatagtaatttgggaccgAGGGAGTATATGTCTATATACATCAAATATGCTTGTTTACTATCTATATAAAACACCATGTgtattattgaaaaaaatgacaTAGGAATTTGCAGCAAAACTTTCACACTATAAAATTGCTATGAAGGCCTAAAAAATACATGAAATTATAATCTGGGAAAGTACAATCAGCATGTGGCTGGGAACACGTGGGAAATCCATGGACTCATACTAGTAACCAATAAAAGAAGTGATGTATACTAGAgatgatcacagcaatgcaatGACGATCCTAATTAATgtccaaaaaataaaatgaaacatAAGCAACATAGCAATCGCTTTGGCATCGAGAAAAATTATGTGTTCGATGTGTCTTGGTAAAAGTAAAGTTTACACAAATTCATGATACAAGAGGTTCAATGTAATAACAATTAACAACCATGTCTAACAGGGCATTTCATTCAGAAACCAAGCCAATGCACCTACTAGCGACATGCCCAGCGCAAAGCTTAGAGCACAATCGATTAGTTCTTGACTTGATTCCTCTAACCGCTCCATGCACTATTGTATATATGAAAACATAAACTGTGCTTGAGTCTAATTTTATTCTCTTCGCCATTCTCCGACATAGCCAGTCAGTCCACTATGACGTTATTGGCCCCGACGGCGTCCTTGATCTTCTTTATCGCATCGCAGAGCTGCTGTCCTGCATTGTCAAAGGCCCGGGTAGTGGCATGGTCGCCTGATGGGGAGCTAGGCAACATTGCTTGGAACGCCACAGTAAGAAGTGCTCCTTCACCGTCGTCGTTGTTGTTGTCGATGGGAGCACTAGTAGAGGAGCTGGCAGCGTTGTATCGGGCCTTGCCATGGCCGTCTGGGAGGATGGCGAATCCAGAGGGCACGAGGAAGATGTTGTTTTCGGCGCCAGCCATGATGCCACGCATCACGTTTTCCTCAATGAGACTGTACACCACCAGCGAACCTGACGCGTCGGTGCTTGACTGTTGCAAGATCAGCATGTTGTTGTTCATTCCACGACTTCCCTGAGCAACGATCTGCAATAAAAACAAAAGCCATACTAATCACAAATTTGATGGAATTAAGAAACTGGACTATGTTTTTATGAccataaatattaaagagattACTTCTAGTTAACTGCATGCGTAAATCTTAATAGTTGTATCCGAAAGCTATGTTATAACAGTTTTGCTCTCTTTTACTTACTTCAAACTAACCCAGTTATTCCTTCATCAGAACAAAATTAACCTATGGTATatggtatatagtatatataagatctaactattcattattatggataatttagtaattattaattgtaaaagtgatatttcaattGGAATGGTCTTTTAActtatgctagtgtcaaaaacTAAAATTAAAGTGATGCCATTTGTGTATTTTTATCATGGTActcttatactacctatactacctatactagtcatgtatactacccataGTTGAGAAAATTAACAAGAGCATGCAGACTCACAGTGGGGCGGAGGACAGAGACAGCGTTGCCATGGAGGCGTGCAGACGTGGAAACATATCCCAATTCCTTCACTTGGCCCCCATTGACAAAGCTATCCCACTCGCCACGGCGCTGCAAATTGCAGAGGTACTCGAACACGCGCACTGGCGGTGTGCCAGGCAGCCGGACTGTGGTGGTGGCGCTCAGCACCGTGATTGCAGGCTCTCCAGGCATGATCTCAGCGCAATTCCATATCACCATGCGCACTGCTGCGTCCACCCTCTCAGCAGCAGTGCCACTGCTAACACACCACTGGTTGGTGATGTTGGTCGATGCAATGGTAACCGGCCCAGAGATGGCGGCGTAGAAGCTCGCCGTCATCCGCTGGGCCAGCTCCAAGACTCCCCTCTTCCCCAGCGATGATATGGCTGCCCCTGCAGGATTTCCAGAACAACTGAATCACTAGAATTTCAATACAAGTATGAATGCACTagtcttttattttttgtttctatGATGTTTACTTAAATTTACCTgagctgctactgctgctgcttggaACATGGCTGGAAGCCAGAACGGCCATGTACTCACACTGCCTCTGGAACGATCTGAGCCAACGGCATGCACCAAAGGCTTGCCCAGAATGGAGAAACTTTCTGAAGAGTGTTGGCACAGCGGCTCCAAGGTACTCCCCGTGCACAACCCACGTGACCTGGAATGCACCAAGAATTTCAATGAGAAAATAGGGTTGCACACAATCGAATTTTATGAAGTCGCAACGTCTTTGCAGCAAACATGTATATGATGTAAAACATAAACTATCTTTTGGTCATTAACAAGTTGACATCAAAGTTATTCACAAAAGTTTAACTCATATGATATACACCGCATGATGTGTCCCTAAAGAAAATTACAGTTAAATAATACAATTAGAAGTTAAATAATAACAGGTTAGCTATATTCGAATTTACATGATATATATAATCACATTATACTACTTTTTGTGGAGCTCATTTGATATACATTGAAATGTGAAAGGCCAAAAATTAAGCTATAAAATCTCAAAGTCAATAATGAAATAACTGACTTTTTTGCTTACAGAATTTGATGGGATGGAGAATTGAGATAGATAAAATCAGATGTTGTGAAAATATATCCTTTGTAGCAAATTAATATGATGCCACACATCACTAGAGGTCCAAAAGTTTGATTCTGAATTGTGGTAGAGTACCTTGCAGAAGCCACTCCTCATGCCCTCAAGTATGCAGCCGGATGGCAGCAACCTGTAGCCCGTGCAACTAGCTCCGCTGCTTTGCTGTTGAAATCCATGCTGGTTGCCATCAACAGACACGTCTACCACAGCCCACTTCCTCTCCGCCATCATCTTGCTAAACCTCAGAAACTTCACGTTGCGGGTCGGCAGGCACGGCGTTGGCACCCAGAACTCTACATCCATCTGCAAGTACTCCACGGCGTTTGAATTAGGTGATTGATCGTGATCAAAGTGAACACAACAGATGCACGAGATAGAGAGTATGAGTTCACCAGTTGAATGAGCCCGTCGCGTAAAGAGGAACTGCCGCTGCAGATGACATTGCTGGACCTCACATATGAGACGATATCAGGGAACATCTCTGACCACTGGGCCTGGGAAAACACAATGCAAAAGATGTGATATTTATACACCTGAAAACGCTGGCTGACCATTGCTGGAATGTAATATGTGTAGATTTTAGTTTGGTGTGTGTGTTACCACATCGGTGAGGATGCTGACGAGGTCCATGGCTTCGCCTTTGATCATATCAGTCTCCCTTGTAGCCTCCGCGACAAACCCCCATGGGCAAAATCCAAGTAACCCAGGGAACGTTTGCAAATCGTACTGCTGGTCGCTGAGCACCTCGCCGTCGATGGTTGGCATCCACAACGGCTGACCCTTCGTTGCCAACATGACAAGCTCCTTGAAAGCACGCTCAGCGTGCGATCGAAGTGTAGCCTGGTTGGTTCTATTGCAGGTGAATGGCACAGGGTTCATGTAAGCTGATGCCTGATTCTCGGATGACATAGGCTGAGGACGTCGTCCTGCCTCACGGATGCTTCTTTTCAGGTAAGCATTGGCACGCTGCAGTTCATCCTTGAGCCTTGCATTTTCACTGAGCAGGCGCTGCCTCTCCAACGTCGTCTGGTTTGCTCCTGCGGGGTCACGACATTTGAAGCATGTCGGGTCCAGCATTAGTTGCTTCAGTTCATTGTTATCAGCTTGCAGCTTCCCATTTTCTTGTTGCAACTCCTTGACCTCGTTTCCACATGCCTTcaactgcatatgtcaattgaAGAAATTAGAATAATCGATATCGTTTTTCAAACACATGTATGCGTTTAGCCTTAATTCGTGAATTTTGACAATTAACAGAACAGAAATGTACCACCACTATATACTATCTCTGTTTCTGAAAAAATTATGGTgttttaggacaagctaatcaATTTAGAAATGAAATAATTAGTTTGTCC
This portion of the Setaria viridis chromosome 7, Setaria_viridis_v4.0, whole genome shotgun sequence genome encodes:
- the LOC117864645 gene encoding homeobox-leucine zipper protein ROC6, yielding MENDGHLNNNKEQALGLTLGDATAWDYPVEYDMDALLGEDHNVDTNQRTHDEDHLPESETPQSKRPKRFNVRQVQELEAMFHACTHPDAEQRQQLGTRIGLEERQVRFWFQNRRSLMKLKACGNEVKELQQENGKLQADNNELKQLMLDPTCFKCRDPAGANQTTLERQRLLSENARLKDELQRANAYLKRSIREAGRRPQPMSSENQASAYMNPVPFTCNRTNQATLRSHAERAFKELVMLATKGQPLWMPTIDGEVLSDQQYDLQTFPGLLGFCPWGFVAEATRETDMIKGEAMDLVSILTDVAQWSEMFPDIVSYVRSSNVICSGSSSLRDGLIQLMDVEFWVPTPCLPTRNVKFLRFSKMMAERKWAVVDVSVDGNQHGFQQQSSGASCTGYRLLPSGCILEGMRSGFCKVTWVVHGEYLGAAVPTLFRKFLHSGQAFGACRWLRSFQRQCEYMAVLASSHVPSSSSSSSGAAISSLGKRGVLELAQRMTASFYAAISGPVTIASTNITNQWCVSSGTAAERVDAAVRMVIWNCAEIMPGEPAITVLSATTTVRLPGTPPVRVFEYLCNLQRRGEWDSFVNGGQVKELGYVSTSARLHGNAVSVLRPTIVAQGSRGMNNNMLILQQSSTDASGSLVVYSLIEENVMRGIMAGAENNIFLVPSGFAILPDGHGKARYNAASSSTSAPIDNNNDDGEGALLTVAFQAMLPSSPSGDHATTRAFDNAGQQLCDAIKKIKDAVGANNVIVD